Proteins from one Streptomyces caniferus genomic window:
- a CDS encoding AIM24 family protein, whose translation MNSDLFSSENMATPATAPGMTQQNAKSVKYALDGECYARQGSMIAYRGDLQFEKQGQGVGKFLKRAVTGEGLALMAVRGRGEVWFAHEAANCFLIDLAPGDGLTVNGRNVLCFDPSLSYEIKVVKGAGMVGGGLFNSEFSGQGRLAVMCEGNPLVIPVSPQSPVFVDTDAVVGWSSGLQTALHRSQSLGSMLRGGSGEAVQLRLDGEGFVIVRPSELRPEKAAGN comes from the coding sequence ATGAACAGCGATCTCTTCTCTTCCGAGAACATGGCCACGCCCGCGACGGCGCCCGGAATGACCCAGCAGAACGCCAAGTCGGTCAAGTACGCTCTGGACGGCGAGTGTTACGCCCGTCAGGGCTCGATGATCGCCTACCGCGGTGATCTGCAGTTCGAGAAGCAGGGCCAGGGCGTCGGCAAGTTCCTCAAGCGCGCGGTCACCGGCGAGGGGCTGGCGCTGATGGCCGTACGGGGCCGCGGCGAGGTGTGGTTCGCGCACGAAGCCGCCAACTGCTTCCTCATCGACCTCGCCCCCGGCGACGGCCTCACCGTCAACGGCCGCAATGTGCTGTGCTTCGACCCGTCCCTCTCCTACGAGATCAAGGTCGTCAAGGGCGCCGGCATGGTCGGCGGCGGGCTCTTCAACTCCGAGTTCAGCGGACAGGGCAGGCTGGCGGTGATGTGCGAGGGCAACCCCCTCGTCATCCCCGTGTCCCCCCAGTCTCCGGTCTTCGTCGACACCGATGCCGTGGTGGGCTGGAGCAGCGGCCTGCAGACCGCGCTGCACCGTTCGCAGAGCCTCGGTTCGATGCTCCGCGGCGGCTCCGGCGAGGCCGTCCAACTCCGGCTCGACGGCGAGGGCTTCGTGATAGTCCGGCCCAGCGAACTCCGTCCGGAGAAGGCTGCCGGCAACTGA
- a CDS encoding sugar transferase yields MESPAGTAELKHAPERDERGRHKPAERWLVRLTWAVDALGALVPVGVLCAVARQPQPWLTAVLACLSWLAVGTTKNRYTRDELSDGDGAMPVVRDWLTMLGVLAVICVGARLEVDLEVCVLALLPCLGLSVARRKLVHRYLLVMRRRAQALRRVLVVGEAGAVDVVLAELAHRTDHEYVVVGSCLVGEEATDSALPVPARLASEGETPEGARDGETVLRCAAELDADLVFVAPGRQLSATRVRRLAWALHDGGRKLAILPGLLDVSQHRVRLAKAAGLTVMHIDPAARRGLPVLLKQATDRLGALLLLVLLAPVFLAVAAAIRLTTAGPVFYWQIRIGRDLMPFRMWKFRTMVVAADRMRAALETANENDGAMFKIRRDPRVTRVGRLLRRFSLDELPQLFNVLAGHMSLVGPRPPLPEEVERYDGTEIRRLSVKPGLTGLWQVSGRSDLSWDETVALDLSYVDNWSYGRDIDVLVRTVRAVVDGRGAY; encoded by the coding sequence ATGGAGTCACCCGCCGGAACAGCCGAGTTGAAACATGCGCCGGAGCGCGACGAGAGAGGCAGGCACAAGCCGGCGGAACGCTGGCTGGTGCGGCTGACCTGGGCCGTGGACGCCTTGGGCGCCCTGGTGCCGGTCGGCGTGCTCTGTGCCGTGGCGCGGCAGCCGCAGCCGTGGCTGACGGCGGTGCTGGCCTGTCTGTCGTGGCTGGCGGTCGGCACAACGAAGAATCGTTACACCAGAGATGAGCTGAGCGACGGCGACGGGGCGATGCCGGTCGTGCGGGACTGGCTGACCATGCTGGGCGTACTGGCCGTCATCTGTGTCGGGGCACGGCTCGAGGTCGACCTCGAGGTCTGTGTGCTCGCGCTGCTGCCGTGCCTGGGGCTGAGCGTGGCCCGGCGCAAGCTCGTGCACCGGTACCTGCTGGTCATGCGCCGACGTGCGCAGGCGTTGCGACGTGTCCTGGTCGTCGGGGAAGCGGGCGCCGTCGATGTGGTGCTCGCGGAGCTGGCGCACCGCACCGATCACGAGTACGTCGTCGTCGGCAGCTGTCTCGTCGGGGAGGAGGCCACCGACTCGGCGCTGCCCGTACCCGCCCGGCTCGCTTCCGAGGGGGAGACACCCGAGGGGGCGCGGGACGGGGAGACCGTCCTGCGGTGCGCCGCGGAACTCGATGCCGATCTCGTCTTCGTGGCGCCGGGGCGTCAGCTCTCGGCGACGCGGGTGCGACGACTGGCCTGGGCGCTGCACGACGGGGGGCGGAAATTGGCCATACTTCCGGGCCTGCTCGACGTGTCGCAGCACCGGGTCCGGCTGGCCAAGGCGGCGGGCCTGACGGTGATGCACATCGACCCGGCGGCGCGACGGGGGCTGCCGGTCCTGCTGAAGCAGGCCACCGACCGGCTGGGGGCGCTGCTGCTGCTCGTGCTGCTGGCCCCGGTGTTCCTTGCGGTGGCCGCGGCCATAAGGCTCACCACGGCGGGCCCGGTGTTCTACTGGCAGATCCGCATCGGCCGGGATCTGATGCCGTTCCGGATGTGGAAGTTCCGCACGATGGTCGTCGCTGCCGACCGGATGCGGGCCGCGCTGGAGACGGCGAACGAGAACGACGGCGCGATGTTCAAGATCAGACGGGACCCCCGGGTGACCCGGGTGGGCCGTCTGCTGCGGCGCTTCTCGCTGGACGAGCTGCCCCAGCTCTTCAACGTCCTGGCCGGCCACATGTCCTTGGTCGGCCCGCGCCCGCCGCTTCCCGAGGAGGTCGAGCGGTACGACGGGACCGAGATCCGCCGCTTATCGGTCAAGCCGGGACTGACCGGCCTGTGGCAGGTCAGCGGGAGATCCGACCTGTCCTGGGACGAGACCGTCGCACTGGACCTGAGCTATGTGG